The genomic segment GGCAATCTCGAGATCAGCCAGAAGGTCCTCGACATCGCCGTCCGGCCCGGCCCGCCGGCCGTGGCTGCCCGGCTGGGCGTGGCCGCCGACACCGACCTCTGGCGCATGCGCCGCCTCCGCCGGATCAAGAACAACCCGGTCTCCTACCACATCAATTTCGGCACGGTCGCTCTGCTGGGCGGCATCAGCGAAGGCATGATGGACGGCAACCGCAAGTTCGTCGACGTCATCCGACAGGAATGCGGCCTCCGCCTTCACAAGATGGAGCAGACTGTCGAGGCGATCGCCGCCGACCGTGATCTCGCCCGCATTCTCGAAGCGGAGTTCGGCGAACCGACCTTCTTTGTCACCAACGTCTATTCCGATCCCGACGGCGAAGCCGTGGCCGTAAGCCACCTTTACCTTCGCGGACGGCACTATGCATATCAGACAACGATGACGCTCGACGACGAAGCCGGCTCCTAATAGTGTGCGGTCCCTTTCGCGCTCCCGAAAGGCACAACCAATCCTGCGATAGCGGAAAACGCCATATGGCACCGGACCGGGTAGGGTGAATCTACCGCGCAACCGGGCTGGCGCATCACTCGCGCCTAGCCCCCGGCATCGATCCTGCGCAGCCGGTCGCGCATCTGCGCGGCCTCCTGTTCGGCATGGGAATAGGGCAGCCCGTGACGCGTTCCCGGCACGACCTTCAGAGCAATGCGAGGGTTCACGAGGGTGGCGTCCAAGCCATGCGCCACCGGTACGAACGGGCTGCCGTCGGGCAAGACGAGCGTCACCGGAACGGTCAGCCCGGCAAGCCCCTCGGACAGGTCGGTATTCCGCAGCATCGCCCCCAGTGCCGAAGCGGTTGCCGGGTCCGTTTCCCGTTGCGTCCTCTCGAACCACTCCAGCGCCGGCGTCAATGGAATGTCAGGCGCAAACCGGTTCTTCATCATCCGTGCGGCCCACGCATCAACACCACCGGCGAACTGATCCGTCCAATTGCCCACCTCGCCCAGAGCATCGCCCCGGAACCCGGCATTGAACATCTGAACGGATGCAGTTCTTTCCGCGCGCGCAATGGCCGCGGCAAGTACCACTGTTCCGCCCAGCGACTCGCCGGCAAGGTGAACAGGGCCGGTCACGCCAGTTTCGTCGACCACGTCCCAAAGATCTTCCACAAGCAGGTCCAGATCGGCCTGCCCATCGGTCAGCACGTCAGACCGCCCCCAGCCGCGCATATCCAGCCGGATCACGGGGCGGTCTCCGGCCAGCACCGGAACCCAGTCGCCCCACGCATCGGAATGCGTTCCGATGCCATGCATCAGCAGCACGGGCCGGGCCCCCGAACGCCAAGGCGGCGTCAGGTCATCGACGCGATAGGCAATCCCTCGACTCGTTTCATGCATACTCGGTGTCTCCCGCCAGGTCGATCTCGCCATTCCGGTCTGCCTTGAGCGCCTCCCGTCTGATCTTTTCGGTCTCCGTGCGCGGAATTTCCGCAGCGAACTGTACGAAACGCGGGAACATGTGCCGCGCGATACGGCTCTCCAGGAACGCCGGGATCTCGGAGGGCGAAAGGTCATCGGCGACGATCACCGCCTTGATCTCCTCGCCGCGAATGGGGTCGGGCACCCCGAGACAGGCGACATCCCGAATTTTGGGATGATCAAGCAGCACGGTCTCGATCTCGGTGGGGGAGATGTTCTCGCCCCCCCGCCGAATGATTTCGCGCATCCGGCCATGAAATGTCAAAAAGCCATCGGCGTCGAAACTTCCAGCATCGCCCGTGTGAAACCAGAGGTTCCGCACCGATTTCCAGCTGGCCTCTGCATTGTTGAAATAGCCCGAGAAGATCACCTCGCTCTCTTTCGGGCGCACCACGATCTCGCCCCGCGTTCCGGGTGCACAATCGCGGTCGTTCCCGTCGACGACGCGCAACTCCATATCCTTCCGGGGCACGCCACAGGTGCCCCGCCGCATGGCATCGGCGCGGCTGCCGGTCACCCATCCACCGACCTCGGTCATCCCGTAAAGCTCGTGCGCCGTGATCCCGAACCGCGCCTGCAGCGTATCGAACACCTCCGGCGGACAGCCGCCGCCGACGCAGCGCGTGATCGCATGATCCCGGTCCTCTTCCTTCCGCCGCGCGCACAGCATCGACAACACGGTGCCCACATAGGTGAACATCGTGGCACCGAAGCGTTTCGCATCTTCGAAAAGCCGCGAGGCCGAGAATTTCGGCCGTATCACCAGCGCACAGCCTGTCTCCAGCGCCGAGGCGACGGCATACATCTGCGGGTTGGTATGAAACAGCGGCAGGAACACCATGATCCGGTCTTCCCGCGTGATGTCGAGAAACCTCGACATCCAATAGCCCGAAGCCACGAAAACCGACTGGCTGTTTATCACACCCTTCGGAAAACCGGTCGTGCCCGAGGTGAAGATGATCGAGAACGGCTCTGCCACGTCTCCATCGAAAACCGGCGCGCGGGGCAGGGAGGCCGCTTGCGCGGCAAGGTCGGCCTCATCCTCGAACGTGATGAGGCTCCGACCTTCCATCACCGGTTCGAGATCGCCGCGCTTCTCGTCGAAAAGGGCCTGCTCGGCGAGAATGTGATGGGTTTCGGAATTGACGATCGAGTGCCGCAAACCTTCGCCGATCAGCGAGGTGTTTACCGAAACCGCCACGGCACCGAGATTGGCCAGCGCCAGCCAGCAGATCACATAGGCCGGGCGGTTCGGACACAACAAGGCAACCCGGTCGCCGGCCTGCACGCCGGTCTCGCCAAACATCGAGGCACAGCGCAAAGCCTGATCGGCCAGGTCCTGCCAGTTCAGTTCATAGTCTTCGTCTATCAGCGCCGGCGCGTCCGGATGCGCCTCCGCCTGCCGCAAAAGGTTGTCGATGAGGCTTGTCATTTCGGCTTCTTCTTTTCGATGCCGGCCACCGGCATCAGGAACTTCCCGATTGTGTTCTTGAGGATCTCGTTCGAGCCGCCAGCCACTTCATAGGCTTTCGCATCGCGCAGGTATCGGCTGAACGGCGCGTTCTCGGTGATCCCGTAGGCACCGCAGATCTGTGCGGCCTTGACCGCCACCTGCGTGGCGACCTCTCCGGCCTTCAGCTTGGCTTCGCTGCCCCAGCGGATCACCTGGTGATCCTCGTCCAGAGCGCTCGCTGCCCGGAAGACCAGCAGCCTCGCACTGTCGATCTCGGTCAGCATCTCCGAAAAGTACCACTGGATTCCCTGGAACTCCAAAACCCGGCTGTCAAAGGCCCGCCGGTCCCGGGCAAAGGCGAGCGCATCCTCGTAGGCCGCGCGCGACACTCCGTTGCTGATGGCGCCGGCCAGCGTGCGCGAATGGTTCAGCACCGTCGCCGCCTGCCGCACCCCCTTACCTTCGGTCCCGACCATGTGATCGGCGGGCAGGCGCACCTTGTCGTAGACGACGTTCATGTGCGGCCCGTTGCGAAGCCCGAACGTGGCCGAATTCTCGCCGTCATAGATCGACACGCCCGGCGCATCACCCGGCACGGCAAAGACAGTCACACCAGCGTCGGTTTCGGCCAGCGTGATGTAGAACTCCGCCGCCGACCCGGAGGTGATGAAATGCTTCTCACCGTCGATGATCCAGTCGTCGCCGTCGCGCCACGCCTTCGTATCCAGCGTGCGGATGTCGCTGCCATGGTTCGCCTCGGTCAGCGCATAAGAGGCCAGCAGCCCCTCGCCGAACTTCGGCAGCCACTTCTTCTTCAGGCTCTCCTCGCCGTATTTCCGCAGCATGGTCTGCGCCTGGAAGATGGTGATCAGCGAGATCCCCACCGCGGCCGAGGCCACGGCGATCTCCTCGAAGATCGACGCGGCATCGGCATAGGTGCCGCCGCTGCCGCCATATTCCTTCTCGATGAGGTAATTGGTGTAGCCTGCACGCGACAGCTTCCGCACGATCTCAGTGGGGTAGTAATCCTCGCGGTCGATCCGGTCCGCCTCGGGCCGGATCTCCTTTGCCACGAAGTCGCGCAGATCGGCCAGCAGGGTTTCGTCGGAAAACGCCTGCCACAGGGCCTCGCGGTCGATTTCCTCTTTCAATGCGGTCATTCAGGTTACTCCATAGTGTTGGGGAGCCAGGTCGCCAGCCCCTGGAAGTAGGCGACGGCGTACATCATCAGGATCATCAGCAGCACGTAAGGCACGATCGACTTGGCCATCTGCTCGAACCGGATGCCGCCGATCTTGGCGACGGTGAACAGGTTGATGCCGACCGGCGGCGTGATCTGCGCCACTTCGATTGCCAGCACCACGAAGATGCCGAAGGCGATCGGGTCGATCCCGAGCGACATTGCCACCGGGAACAGGATCGGGATGGTGATCAGCATCATCGACAGTGCTTCAAGGAACATGCCCAGAACCAGGAACGCGAGGACCATCAGCGTGATCGTCCCGAAGAAGCCCAGGCCAGAGTCCGCGATCATCTCGGTGATGCCCTGCGGGATGCGCGTGAGCGTCATGAAATGGGTCATCAGCGCGCCGAACGCCACCAGCATCAGGATCATCACGGTTGTCTGCGCCGCATGAAGCCCGGCGCGGTAAAGCTTCTTCAGGCTGAGGTTGCCAAGCCCGTAGCCGAGCACCGTTACGTAAACGACAGCCAGCGCGGCAACCTCGGTGGCCGTGGCGATACCGGTGTAGATCATCACCAGGATCAGCGCGGGCAGTCCGAGAATGGGAAGCGCCAGCACAAATTCCCGCATCAGAGTGCGAAGGTCCGGCGCCTTCGCGGCTGGCGCGTTGCGCTGGGTCACGACCACGAAAAGCGCCATGATGATGACCAGCACCAGTCCGGGCATCAGGCCCGCAATGAACAGCTTGCCGATCGATTGGTCCGTCAGCACACCGTAAAGCAGTAGGCCGATCGACGGCGGGATAAGAATGCCAAGGGTCCCGCCACCTGCGATCAACGCTCCGGCCCGGGGCAGGCTGAACCCGTTCTTCGCCAGTGCCGGGATGGCCACCAGCCCGATCGTGGCGGCCGTGGCAACGCTCGAGCCCGAGATCGCGGCAAAGATCGCGCAGGCCAGGATCGTTGCAATCCCCAGCCCGCCGCGAAGCCCCGAGGTCACGGTCGTTGCAAAGGAAAACAACCGGTCCGAGAGGCCCGACTCTTCCGAAAGCGTGCCGGCGAGAATGTAAAGCGGCACCGCCAGCAGAACGAAACTGTTCAGCGCGTTGTAAGCGCCAAGTGCCATGTCCTGAAGGCCAAGCGTGCCTTCGGCGACCCATGTGCCAAGCATGGCCGTCAGCCCCATGCCGACGAAGACCGGCACGCTGGCCAGAAGACAGAAGGCGAAGAAGGCAAGCGCTGCCGTGGCTGCAACAACCATCAAGCGGTCTCCTCTTCATCGCTTTCGGGCCGTGGCCCCGCCGTTTCGCGCCGTCCATGAACGGCCAGCATGACAAGCTCCTGCAGCGCGGCCAGCGACAAAAATATGCCCCCGAGCAGCACGAAGGATTGCAGGATCCACACGGGGATCTGCAGAAGCGTGGAGGTCTTGAACCCCAGCGAGTAGGAAAAGCTCACCGCATAGAACGCGCCCAGCGTGAACAGCACGGCCAGCAGAAGGGTCATCGCCGCGGCCACCAGGTCGAAGGCAAGGCGCCAGCGCGGCGGGGAAAGGTCCCGCACGAACGTCACCCGGAAATGACCGTCCGCGTTCTGTGTCGCGCCCGCGCCGAGAAAGGCGAGGGCGATCATCGCGTAAACGCTGATCTCCGCGGCCCAGAGGACCGGCACGTTCAGCGTGCGCATGACGACATCATAAAGGATAAGTGCAGCCAGCGCCCACATCACGGCGGTCGTCAGGGCGGCGCTTGCGGCGGCGAGCTTGTCGCCCGTCGCCGCGATTGTTGTCAGGATGCGAGCCATGGCCTCAGTTCGTGACGATTTCCACGATGTCCGGGCTCAGCTGGCCTGTAACATCGTCGAGAAGCGGCTTGGTCGCGCTCTGCCATTGCTCGAATTCCGGCATCTCCGGCTCGAGGAAGGTGACCTCCATGCCGGCGTCCCGGTAATCCGCCGTGATCTCGTCGATCTCACCGACAATGGCCTCGCGGTTGGAATGGCTGGCTTGGTCCATCGCCTCGCTCAGGCCTTCACGCACGTCGTCGGGAAGGCCGTCAAACCATTGCTTGTTGGCCGCCCAGCCCATCATCGTCGTCCCGAGAAACGACGCCGGCACCAGCACGTGATCGCTCACTTCGTATAGCTTCTGGCTTTGAACCCCCTGGAAACCCACGACGGCGGCTTCGATCGTGCCGTACTGCATGGCCGAGTACACGTCGGCAAAGGGCAGGGTGACCGGCGAGCCGCCGAACGACCGAATGGCCGCGGCCTGACCTTCCGAGAATACCCGTACCTTCTTGCCCGCAAGGTCATCGGGTGAAAGGATCTTCTCGTTCGAGACGATGCAGGGCGGTCCAAGATCGGCCAGCCCCAGCAGCACGGTGTTCTTCTCCTCGAACTTGCCGGCCAGCGCGTCGAACAGGCCCTTGTCGTCGAGAAGCGTGTCGAGCTGCGCCATCGTCAGGCCTGTCGGCGCGTCCATCAGCCGGGTGTCGGGCACCGTGCCTGTCCAGCCGTTGACCGTGATCCAGCCCAGTTTCACCTGGCCCGACGGAATGCCCACCGGCATGTCCCGGTCCTGTGCGATCTGGCCGCCGGGGAAGTGCTGAAAATCGACCCGATCGGGGGCTTCTTCCTTCAGAGCCTCTTCGAAGGCCGGTACGAACTGGCGCACGCCGACATGCTCGCTGCCGCCCCAGGTGGCCAGCGGAATGGTGACCGTGTCCTGGGCCACGGCGCTACCGGCGATACTGCCGGCAACCAGCGCGGTAATCGCAAACGTTCTTGCACGAATATTCATGGGGTTCCTCCTCCCTTGGATTTCGGTTCGCCCCTGACAGTGTCAGCGGCCATGGTCGTTCAGTCCGCCTTGCGGGCTTTCACGAGCCTTTGGCAGGTGTAGGTAAGCGCCAGCTCCCCATCCTGCTTGACCACGTCACAGCGTGCCGTGACAATCCCGCGGCCCGGCTTGCTCGTCGGGCGCGTTTCGGTCACCTCGCATTCGACATGGATCGTGTCGCCGGCCAGAACCGGCGACTTCACGGTCAGCTCCATGCCGAGAAAGGCCAGGCCGGTATGTTGCATGACCGATTGCATCAACAGACCCTCGGCCATCGAGTAGACAAGCGCGCCCGGCGCCGGGCGCTGACCGATCAGCGAATTTTCCTTGAGGTATTCCAGATCCGTGAAAAGCACTTCGGTCATGCCGGTGGCGCCTACGAACAGGGTAATATCGGCATCCGTTACCGTGCGCCCGACGGTCTTGAACTTCCGGCCCACCGTCCAGTCCTCGAAGGGAATCCCCAGCCCGACGGTCTCGAGCGCTTGCGTGTCACGTGTCATGATGCCTCCTCCAAATGAGATATATGTGTATGGATCATACATATATATGTCAAACGCAAATGCGCACGGGTTCGGGGGGTATAGGCTGAGGCGATATCAGCTGCCGATGATCCGCTGCCTGCAGTCGCGCAGCATTTCAGCCAGCTCGGCGTGGTTGCCGGACATGCGATAGATCGGCCCGGCCACCAGAAGGCTCAGCTGCCGACCGTCCAGCCGCATGGGTATGGCAACGCCCACAAGGTCCTTGGCGTAACCGTCGCTGTTGACGTAGTAGCCGCGCTCTCGCCCTTCGGCGATCAGGGCCGTTACGGCCTCCGCCGACATCGGCGTGTTTTCGGAATAGCGAATATACTCTGTGCGTTTGAGAAGCGCTTGAAGCTGCTTTTCCGGAATTTGCGACAGCAATGCGCGTCCGGCCGCCGTGGCATGAAGCGGAATGCGCTGCCCGGCCTCGGCGAAATACCTGATCGGGTTTGTCGATTCCGCGGCATTGATGAAGAGGCCATGATTCCCCGCGATAGCCGCCACGGTCGCCGTCTCGCCGCTCTGCGCCGCCACGGCCTGCACGAGCGCGTCGAGATCCGAACCTCGGCTATCAGCCCTCACCAGCTCGCTGGCAAGATCAAGCAACCGCGACGTCGGCAGGTACCCCTGCCGATGCACAGGTTCGTGCATCAGCCCCAGATGGCACAGCGTTTCGACCTGGTTCACCGTACTCGACCTCGGCCAGCCGAAATGCTCGGCAATCTCGCTGATCGTCGCCGGCGCCTGGCGGTCTGCCATGAACTGCAGAAGGTCGAATGCAAACTTCACCTGACGAATGATCAAGAATGCAGCCTCCTCTCAGCCGCCCGCCGGAAAACCGGGTGTGTCTACGTGGGCGATTACGGATATTCGGCATGTCGTATCTTGAAACTCTGTCAATTCGCAAGCGATCTGCGCGACGTCGCCATATCGCGCCTCTTCGATCGCCGCCGCCCCTTATCTGGGAATTTTCATTCCGGCAGAGGGGGTTGCGACCTCACGGTCAAGAGGTAGCGTCAAACTGTTTGCACAGGAAAATGGTGTGATCCGTCAACTGCAACGACCTCGACCGCGGTGGAAATGCATCCGCTCTGTCCTCTGCAGGCGCCGTCTTGGGGCAGCGCTGGTCGTCAAGCGCCCCCGGCCACGACAAACCGCTGCGCATCAAGCAAGTCATCGAACGACTTGTGAGGGCGCTTGTCACATACGACCACGTCTTCCGGGTCAAGGGTCGGCAACCGCAACGACGCATTCCCACCCGATTCGTTGAACTTCGTGTGGTCCACCGCCATCACTGTCCGCGCCGAAACCTCCATCATCGCCTGCGCGATATCCACCTCGCACTGATCGAACGCCAGGAACCCCCGCAGCGGATGCGCCGACGAGGCCGAGAGAATGGAGAACTCCACCGACACGCTCGCGATCACGTCGAACGCCGCGCGGTCGAACGCCGCCCCGTCATGGTTGCGCAACTGCGTGCCGGCCATGAACACCCGGTTCCCCTCAATCAGCGCCAGTTTGCTCGCGATATAGGCCGAGTTAGTGACAACGGTCAGGTTCTGCTTGCTCTCCAGCGCCTGCGCCACAAAGGCCGAGGTCGAACCGGTGTCGATCATCACCGATCCGCCATCCTTGACCATCCCCGCCACCGCGTGGGCAATCGCCACCTTCTTGGCCCGGTTCTCGTTCATCCGCGCCAGGAAGGGTGGGTCGGTCACCTTTTGCGTGCTGATCAGCGCGCCATGCACCTTCCGCACCTCGCCCCGCTCCACCAGCGGCTTCACGATCCGCCGGATCGTCTGGTCGGAAACGTCGAGAATCCGTGCCAGCTCCGCCACCGAGACCGTGCCGCGCAGGTTTACCGTACTGATGATATCGTGCTCGTATTTTGACATGTCCGCCCCAGTCTACGCGGGTTTCTGTCGATGTTTGAGGGGAAATTGGCGATATTAATCAACAAAAAGCAACGCAATGTGTAAATAAATGTTGATTTATGTTGAAATTGGCTGTGTATTTTCGGCCAACGAAACCTCACGGGAAGGGCTGACCGGAATGACGGCGCACGCGGCGAAACATCTCATCATCGGGGGCGGCATCATCGGCTGCTCCGTCGCCTATCACCTGGCCAAGTCCGGCGAGACGGATATCGTCCTGCTCGAGAAAGCTTCCCTCACCGAAGGGGCCACATGGCACGCGGCGGGGCTCGTCGGTCAACTGCGCTCCTCGCGGAACACGACCCGGATGCTGAAGCGCTCCGTCGCCATGTACGATGCGCTCGAAGCCGAAACCGGCATGGCCTTCGACTGGAAGAAGGTCGGCAGTCTCCGCCTCGCCGCCACCCGCGAACGCCTGCTCGAAGCCCGGCGTCTGGCGACCATGGCCCGCGGCTTCGGCCTCGAGATGGAGATCATCACCCCGGCCGAGGCGAAGGAGCTCTTCCCCTATATCGACGCCGACGGGCTCGAAGGCGCGGCCTTCATCCCCTCCGACGGCCATATCGACCCGGCGAGCCTGTGCCAGGCCATCGCCGCCGGTGCGCGCAAACGCGGCGTGCAGATCCGGCAGGGCGTCAAGGTCACCGATTTCGAGATCACCGGCCGCCGCATCACCAAGGTGATGACCACCGAGGGCGATTACGAGGCCGAGAACATCATCCTCGCCGCCGGCATGTGGAGCCGCGAACTCGCCGCCAAGCTGGGCGTCACCGTCCCGGCCTGCGCGGTCGAGCACCAGTACATCGTGACCGAGCCCCTCCCGACGCCTGAGCTGGTCAAGGATCTGCCCACCCTGCGCGACCCCGAGCGGCTGGTCTACTACAAGCCCGACGCCGGCGGCCGGCTCGTCATCGGCGGCTACGAGGAAGGCACGCTGCCCTTCGGCGACAAGGGCATCCCCGGTGAATTCGTCCGCCAGCTCCTGCCCGACAACCTCGACCGTTTCGCGCCCCTGGCCGAAATGGCGGGGCAGGTCACTCCGGTCGTCAACGAGGTCGGCATCCGACAGGTCATCAACGGCCCCATTCCCTATTCCGCCGATGGCGATTTCGTCATGGGCTGGGCGCCCGAGCTCGACAACCTGATGCTCTCCACCGGTTTCCTCTACGGCATCGCCGCCGGGGGCGGCGCGGGCGAAATGATCGCCGAATGGATTCTCGAAGGCCGCCCCAGCCTCGACCTCTGGCCGCTCGACGTGCGCCGCTTCAGCCCGCACCACGCCACCCGCGCCTTCATGTATCCCCGCGCGGTCGAACACTACGCCCACCATTATAAAATGCGCTACCCGGGGCAGGAGGCCGAAACCGCCCGCAACCTCCGGCTCAGCCCGCTCTATGACAGGCTTAAGGAACACGGCGCGGTCTATGGCTCGAAAAACGGTTGGGAACGCCCGCTCTGGTTCGCTCCCGAAGGCGTCGAACCCGTCGACC from the Roseovarius indicus genome contains:
- a CDS encoding GntR family transcriptional regulator, yielding MDTLNTYPQFRQVADTLRRRIETGEYRKGETIPTAAQLEDSFDVSNITIRKALSILSGEGLIESQRGRGTFVTGKAEDARVLVAMSHDFSEWADTAGGGNLEISQKVLDIAVRPGPPAVAARLGVAADTDLWRMRRLRRIKNNPVSYHINFGTVALLGGISEGMMDGNRKFVDVIRQECGLRLHKMEQTVEAIAADRDLARILEAEFGEPTFFVTNVYSDPDGEAVAVSHLYLRGRHYAYQTTMTLDDEAGS
- a CDS encoding alpha/beta fold hydrolase codes for the protein MHETSRGIAYRVDDLTPPWRSGARPVLLMHGIGTHSDAWGDWVPVLAGDRPVIRLDMRGWGRSDVLTDGQADLDLLVEDLWDVVDETGVTGPVHLAGESLGGTVVLAAAIARAERTASVQMFNAGFRGDALGEVGNWTDQFAGGVDAWAARMMKNRFAPDIPLTPALEWFERTQRETDPATASALGAMLRNTDLSEGLAGLTVPVTLVLPDGSPFVPVAHGLDATLVNPRIALKVVPGTRHGLPYSHAEQEAAQMRDRLRRIDAGG
- a CDS encoding class I adenylate-forming enzyme family protein — translated: MTSLIDNLLRQAEAHPDAPALIDEDYELNWQDLADQALRCASMFGETGVQAGDRVALLCPNRPAYVICWLALANLGAVAVSVNTSLIGEGLRHSIVNSETHHILAEQALFDEKRGDLEPVMEGRSLITFEDEADLAAQAASLPRAPVFDGDVAEPFSIIFTSGTTGFPKGVINSQSVFVASGYWMSRFLDITREDRIMVFLPLFHTNPQMYAVASALETGCALVIRPKFSASRLFEDAKRFGATMFTYVGTVLSMLCARRKEEDRDHAITRCVGGGCPPEVFDTLQARFGITAHELYGMTEVGGWVTGSRADAMRRGTCGVPRKDMELRVVDGNDRDCAPGTRGEIVVRPKESEVIFSGYFNNAEASWKSVRNLWFHTGDAGSFDADGFLTFHGRMREIIRRGGENISPTEIETVLLDHPKIRDVACLGVPDPIRGEEIKAVIVADDLSPSEIPAFLESRIARHMFPRFVQFAAEIPRTETEKIRREALKADRNGEIDLAGDTEYA
- a CDS encoding acyl-CoA dehydrogenase family protein produces the protein MTALKEEIDREALWQAFSDETLLADLRDFVAKEIRPEADRIDREDYYPTEIVRKLSRAGYTNYLIEKEYGGSGGTYADAASIFEEIAVASAAVGISLITIFQAQTMLRKYGEESLKKKWLPKFGEGLLASYALTEANHGSDIRTLDTKAWRDGDDWIIDGEKHFITSGSAAEFYITLAETDAGVTVFAVPGDAPGVSIYDGENSATFGLRNGPHMNVVYDKVRLPADHMVGTEGKGVRQAATVLNHSRTLAGAISNGVSRAAYEDALAFARDRRAFDSRVLEFQGIQWYFSEMLTEIDSARLLVFRAASALDEDHQVIRWGSEAKLKAGEVATQVAVKAAQICGAYGITENAPFSRYLRDAKAYEVAGGSNEILKNTIGKFLMPVAGIEKKKPK
- a CDS encoding TRAP transporter large permease gives rise to the protein MVVAATAALAFFAFCLLASVPVFVGMGLTAMLGTWVAEGTLGLQDMALGAYNALNSFVLLAVPLYILAGTLSEESGLSDRLFSFATTVTSGLRGGLGIATILACAIFAAISGSSVATAATIGLVAIPALAKNGFSLPRAGALIAGGGTLGILIPPSIGLLLYGVLTDQSIGKLFIAGLMPGLVLVIIMALFVVVTQRNAPAAKAPDLRTLMREFVLALPILGLPALILVMIYTGIATATEVAALAVVYVTVLGYGLGNLSLKKLYRAGLHAAQTTVMILMLVAFGALMTHFMTLTRIPQGITEMIADSGLGFFGTITLMVLAFLVLGMFLEALSMMLITIPILFPVAMSLGIDPIAFGIFVVLAIEVAQITPPVGINLFTVAKIGGIRFEQMAKSIVPYVLLMILMMYAVAYFQGLATWLPNTME
- a CDS encoding TRAP transporter small permease, whose amino-acid sequence is MARILTTIAATGDKLAAASAALTTAVMWALAALILYDVVMRTLNVPVLWAAEISVYAMIALAFLGAGATQNADGHFRVTFVRDLSPPRWRLAFDLVAAAMTLLLAVLFTLGAFYAVSFSYSLGFKTSTLLQIPVWILQSFVLLGGIFLSLAALQELVMLAVHGRRETAGPRPESDEEETA
- a CDS encoding TRAP transporter substrate-binding protein translates to MNIRARTFAITALVAGSIAGSAVAQDTVTIPLATWGGSEHVGVRQFVPAFEEALKEEAPDRVDFQHFPGGQIAQDRDMPVGIPSGQVKLGWITVNGWTGTVPDTRLMDAPTGLTMAQLDTLLDDKGLFDALAGKFEEKNTVLLGLADLGPPCIVSNEKILSPDDLAGKKVRVFSEGQAAAIRSFGGSPVTLPFADVYSAMQYGTIEAAVVGFQGVQSQKLYEVSDHVLVPASFLGTTMMGWAANKQWFDGLPDDVREGLSEAMDQASHSNREAIVGEIDEITADYRDAGMEVTFLEPEMPEFEQWQSATKPLLDDVTGQLSPDIVEIVTN
- a CDS encoding MaoC/PaaZ C-terminal domain-containing protein, with product MTRDTQALETVGLGIPFEDWTVGRKFKTVGRTVTDADITLFVGATGMTEVLFTDLEYLKENSLIGQRPAPGALVYSMAEGLLMQSVMQHTGLAFLGMELTVKSPVLAGDTIHVECEVTETRPTSKPGRGIVTARCDVVKQDGELALTYTCQRLVKARKAD
- a CDS encoding IclR family transcriptional regulator produces the protein MIIRQVKFAFDLLQFMADRQAPATISEIAEHFGWPRSSTVNQVETLCHLGLMHEPVHRQGYLPTSRLLDLASELVRADSRGSDLDALVQAVAAQSGETATVAAIAGNHGLFINAAESTNPIRYFAEAGQRIPLHATAAGRALLSQIPEKQLQALLKRTEYIRYSENTPMSAEAVTALIAEGRERGYYVNSDGYAKDLVGVAIPMRLDGRQLSLLVAGPIYRMSGNHAELAEMLRDCRQRIIGS
- a CDS encoding DeoR/GlpR family DNA-binding transcription regulator, with the translated sequence MSKYEHDIISTVNLRGTVSVAELARILDVSDQTIRRIVKPLVERGEVRKVHGALISTQKVTDPPFLARMNENRAKKVAIAHAVAGMVKDGGSVMIDTGSTSAFVAQALESKQNLTVVTNSAYIASKLALIEGNRVFMAGTQLRNHDGAAFDRAAFDVIASVSVEFSILSASSAHPLRGFLAFDQCEVDIAQAMMEVSARTVMAVDHTKFNESGGNASLRLPTLDPEDVVVCDKRPHKSFDDLLDAQRFVVAGGA
- a CDS encoding GcvT family protein, yielding MTAHAAKHLIIGGGIIGCSVAYHLAKSGETDIVLLEKASLTEGATWHAAGLVGQLRSSRNTTRMLKRSVAMYDALEAETGMAFDWKKVGSLRLAATRERLLEARRLATMARGFGLEMEIITPAEAKELFPYIDADGLEGAAFIPSDGHIDPASLCQAIAAGARKRGVQIRQGVKVTDFEITGRRITKVMTTEGDYEAENIILAAGMWSRELAAKLGVTVPACAVEHQYIVTEPLPTPELVKDLPTLRDPERLVYYKPDAGGRLVIGGYEEGTLPFGDKGIPGEFVRQLLPDNLDRFAPLAEMAGQVTPVVNEVGIRQVINGPIPYSADGDFVMGWAPELDNLMLSTGFLYGIAAGGGAGEMIAEWILEGRPSLDLWPLDVRRFSPHHATRAFMYPRAVEHYAHHYKMRYPGQEAETARNLRLSPLYDRLKEHGAVYGSKNGWERPLWFAPEGVEPVDQLDFINPGWKKYAAEEHKTVREGVALVDQSSFAKFELIGKGALDALQGMAVSNMDKPVGSVIYTQLCNETGGIEADLTITRLAEDRFYIVTGSGFGVHDSDWIRRALPKDGSVHLIDMTSARAVINICGPKSRDVLQSVSEMDLSNDAFPFGTAQDIIVSAAHVQAVRIGYVGELGWELHIPTEFARHVYDCLWEAGQPHGIRDVGYRAIESLRLEKGYLYWSADITPDYTPIEAGLGFRVHLKSKGDYTGRAVLEKQKLNGTDRRLCTFTCDDKLPITGGETILLGNETVSLASSAGYGNTVGKTIILGYLPATLDEETDFELEVFGERHPIRRADGPLYDPANERLKA